Sequence from the Maniola jurtina chromosome 18, ilManJurt1.1, whole genome shotgun sequence genome:
atcttgtttttgtatttctcaacTTAGTGTATGAATGGCCACACGGTTCGTGTTACTACAAAGTTTCCTAATCTCGAAGACGAAGCCTTCGTATAATTGTCATAAACGAGACTGCTTGTGCAGTTGGGCAGTGACTGCTTGAATGGACTTCAACAATCAATTAATCGAACTACCCCAGTATGGCAgtccaaataataattttattaactgCCCCAAGTACCTAACTACAGTAGTCGTGAATAGTTACAGAAAGTAAAAATTATGTCAAACAATAGAACAACATTGCTGTTGTTagactaaacaagtgtaaaataaaaatttattagacccccgacaagtgaaggttacagtaactagaaaagaactgataactttgaaacggctgaaccgattttcttggattatagctaagaactctctcgatcaagccacctttcaaacaaacaaaactaaattaaaatcggttcattagttttggagctacgatgccacagacagatacacagatacaccgatacacagatacacacgtcaaacttataacacccctcttttttgggtcgggggttaaatataaGTGGTCGCACTTCCAAAATCTTCTCaatgtacagctcaaactgctggtcTATAAAGCTGAAGGTTTAGcatatagatatttttatattataaactccCACATAGAGagtactagcttattcccgcgacttcatccgcgtggactacacaaatttcaaactcctattttactcccttaggggttgaattttcaaaaatccttttttagcggatgtctacgtcgtaaCAACTATCTGCATGACAAATTTCAGCCTtgatttcagcccgatccatccagtagtttgagctgtgcgttgatagatcagtcagtcagtcagtcagcttttgctcttaatatgtatagattttgcaaaatttcttaaaaaatagGTCCACGCTGATGAGGTCACTGAAAAACGCAAATATCATGGAAAAATGTAATATTTAGCGGTTGAAAATCCTTTCGTCTTACTGGATCATAAAAATTTAGAGGTTCAACATGAGCAAAACTTGGGTCGGTTACTTTTCAATAAAAAGCATAATTAATTGTAAGTGAAATCAGCAATGAGTCTTGCGGTGTATAATGTTTAAATCTATCCCCTCTTTGACTTTGAAATGAGGAGGATTAGCCGAGAATAGAAATAAAGGAGTACAAGTTTAATTATAACTGTATGTAACAAAGAAGATTGCCCGTAATTAGAATTTTTTATCTCTTCGATATTTTTTGCTGTATTTTAACCACTCGATAATTGAGAGCCACCATTCTAAGTTTTAACCCAATAGtacaaaaatagattttgttaGATTTCTGTGTATTTAGAGACGTGACCCAGGAATACCCAGGTAGGTATTTTGATACTGCAGTTGTTTGGAAAATTAAAGACCGTCATCTCTGCtcgtgttttatttatttactttatttacttgaaattgatattttatCCTGCTTGTATCCCTCCAATTtcataatcatttattcaattataaagaggtatttattataaagaggtaatgTTCGTTAGTTTGTTtgtctctggaactactgaaccgattttgaaaactctttcaCCAGGAAAACCTAAGCTTTattttacctataatataatgaaaatcGAATCTTAATAGAAATTCAAGAAACATGGAAATCTTGAGAAAAGGGAAAATGCTAGAGAATAAGTAAGGTAAACAATTCCTCCCACTCAGTAAAGGGTAATCGCGGCATCGCACGCAACCTATTTATACTGGGGGTGATGAATCACTCCATTTGTTCCACTTATTCGACCTCGCCGCTACGAATTTGTATTCAATTAAATTGGATTTACAAAATCTGTGCTTTTAGTCTTTTGATGTAATAAATGGTAGGGACAATAAATTTAACGAAAAAGAACAAGAGGATATCATTATTGCGGTTGGAAACAATTTATAAACTGAGCATACAGTTGCTGAATCTGTTTCATCGTCTTTTTGTTCTATTAAGCTCTTAAATAAACACAATAATGACTGCAAATCGTATAAATGTCCCTTTTTGTCAAAAAACTaactataagtaagtatataaatcaAAGGATCGTTAAAAGCATCGTTTTCACAACTCGGAATCCTCAATTTGCATCTTACAAGAAAGTGTGACCTTCGAATACAACTcctatagacgttggggtctcaaggtgctagaatggcggccttgcaccggaaagcacAGCGTTAGCGTAAAGTCGAAACTTTACCCTAAGGTAAGGTACGTCAGGGTAAGGGTGCTTATTAAATCACTGAAACATAAATTGTGTTAAAATGTTACCTTacggaatggaatatttccgaTAATTTCTAATAGATTGTTTTGATGCATCGCCTTTATCTTGAGTTTTGATAAGCACTTATTGATAAGGATtgtaaacaataatattattacaatataattacAACTTTAGATAGATTACAATTTACAGCAGTGAATTTTCTTCACAAACAATTAtattaatgataaaaatgaaatgataaaattatatttcaatttaacACACATCCAACTAAGTATGTATAATTTACAGAGTAAAATAATTACACATTTAATATTCTTCCGTTATTCTAGAGTGCCAttttcacaataaaaaaaaatcttcgtaTTCTTCTGGCCTTTTAAAGCTTAAGACGTTCCTTCACATGAATGCACAAGGAAAACAGCCATCAGAGAGGAATGCAAACGCACTGTTAAGCGTACCACAGAACTGCAATGACGATCTCGACCGCTCCACCGTCTGTGAAGaagacaaagaagaagaaagcTTAATAATTTCGGAAAAGACACTTGTTTTTCAATTATTGGAACATTTAAAAATTCTGCAAATAAATTTAGAGTATAAATTCTATTTCACCTGCTGAATAATAACTAATGAGTGCTAAACAATTGCTATTGTAACAACTAGAATCAGATCCTActgttaatttgttttttaagtaaaatagaCTTAGATacgttttattttcaaaagcaCATAATATCACTGTATTGTACAGATAATGCTCGTTCAAAGAAAGATCATTTCATTATGCTaagtccatctgtctgtcagcgggctgtatttcgtgaaccgtaataggtaattttcacagaatgggTACTcctattgccgctttaacaacaaataataacaatttaaaattgacggccatgaaaattaataaagattaaaaagtgttattacttgtacggaacccttcgtgtgcgtttctgattcgcacttgaccctTTTAAACGAAACCGTACATAATAGACAGCGCTTATCATAATTATATAAACTCTGTAATCAAACAACTATCACTTTAGTAGTTCAAAACTAGCTAAACAAATATGGCTGATAAAGTAGCTGTAGTGACTGGCTCCAATAAAGGAATAGGTTACGGCATAGTTCGAGAATTGTGCAAACGTGGAGTTGGACACGTTTATCTAACTGCGAGAGACGTAAAAAGAGGTCAAGAAGCAgtcaaaaatttgaataaagaaGGCTTTAACCCGCTTTTCCATCAACTTGAAGTTACCGACAAGAACAGTGTGAAGGCATTTGCAGCACACCTAAAACAAAAACACGGAGGCCTGGATATCCTTATTAACAATGCTGGACTCATCACATCCAATTTGACAAAAACTACTTACGGAGATTCCCtacaagtaattaatattaattattacagCGTATTAACTATTCAAGAGTATATGTTTCCAATTTTAAAGGATAACGCTCGTGTCGTAAACATATCAAGTGATTGCGGTCATATTTCCAATCTAAAAAACCCTTACTGGATCAATCGTCTTACAAAGAAAGATCTTAAACTTGAAGATGTGAATGCATTTATAGAATGGTTTTTGGACTCCGTTAAGACAGGAACAATGAACAGTGAAGACTTTGTCGAAACTTCATTATTGGCGTACAGAATCTCCAAGATTGCTCTTTGTGCTTTAACGAGAATACAGCAAAAGGAAGTGGGTCGAGGTATTTCTATAAATTCATTACATCCAGGATTTGTCAAGACAAGTATGACAAAGACCTTAACACCTATAGAAATTGGTTCCTTGACTATAGATGAAGCTAGTCAAACTCCGGTTTATTTAGCTTTAGATATTGATCAATCAGTAAAAGGGAAGTACTTCTGGTTTGATAAAACCGAAAAGGAGTGGACGGATCCCAATCTTAAGTCATACTTTGTGAATTCGATAGTTGAGGAGAGTTTGAAAGATGCAAATATCTAATTTAATACGTGTATAAAaacgataaaactaaaaatgacCATACGCCTGTATTCAATACCCTCTATTCAATATCCTATATGTATTACAACGCATTAAAGAGGCatcctgaataaaaaaaactcgtttgtgcttacaacttgatgtctagcgtcatacttattttattatttattattatactaattttAACAGATTCATGCAAAACGATTTAACCAAAAATTAGCCCCTTTACTAATTTAGTTTAATACCTAAAGCACATATTTGCCGCAATATTAATCAATATAAGTGAAACTTCACCAAATCGCGAAGCAACAGTGAAACGCCAGTCATGATGCAGACTCCAAAAGAGTTATCTCAAGACAACATCAAAGACTCAGTAAAATTTTTGCGTTACAACAATCTAAGGTTACAAAAGGCAGTTTTGCTTTTGTTTCGTATAAAAGTCAAAGCGATACTTCAACAGTACTTTTACATTTTTGCAGTGGAGATGTGTTAACAAGAAGGCTACTAGGTGtaaatttttaactattttactgacactattttttttttttataaagaatattagccatgctaatcatgactaatactcccctttcccctccaaataaGCGTAAACCTTGTGTctggagtgggtacgacaatagtgcaacgggtgaggtttgaaccgccgacctttcggaattcagtccgctcctcaaccgttgagctatcgaggctcaactTTACTTAAGAAAATGTAATATCAtggtaataggtacttattaaattatattacagTTTCTtgagatgctcttgacgattcaaaagtacttgtaaaagtctaattgaataaaaatattttgaatttgaatttgaatttatatgTTGTGAATTTAGTGAaaagatatagaaaataataaaatatacttagaaaataatttcttttttgtgCCTTTTGGGGTGGAGGTcatgggttcgtggggcgaggaGACTAGATCCTATTTTAAGGACCCGTCATCCCGTCTCGCGGAATCCACGGGTGACCAgaggtctggcagttacctcgCCTAGCATATTGAATAtcagtctggccattcaacaaGGTAAcacagccagcgttctgggcaccttGCCTCGTTTGGTTGTTTAGAtgatatttttgatttgtaatttattgttataattattatttaagtatttattttaaaatttagttttaaactttgtaaaaaaatattgtcatatttatttaataatttatttaagacaTAAATAAAACTAGATACATGTTGTTGTAGAAATgtaccagtaataaattattctttttaataCAGTATATGTATCTCTACGTACGTCTTTCCTTTAAATAAACATATCCAAAACACGATGCATGTTCATGACCTAACGAAATTGGCTGTCCTACCGGAGAATAGATTGGGTCTCATACTAAATTTCTTATCAAACATTTTTTGACCGTATGCACTTTGAAATAAAGACTATTTTCCTTTGTGGGGTAGGCTATCAAGTGGTCAGGTTTATTGCAATGCATAATAGATTGTAAATAAGGGCGGGCAAAAGATATAGATGCTATATTTTTTATCTCAATCTTAGAATATCTTTAAAGGTGGGATACCTTTAACCAGTAACCAGTACCAGTAAGCTAGGGCACGGTAATAtgatctatacagtattctaactcgaccgtttctttgaaataaatacctacagctgcgcggtacgtaaacatgcgataGGGCTGCCTGCCGccagcattttaatttttgcctactttgtgtttccatctagttttgtgattgtaaatatatttttttatataaacaaataaaatactttgtgaattgcataggaaatgtccaataaaaatgcgtgttgttttttgattggtagatttaattaaaaaatcatgtttatgattgaataacaaatcggtcttatacattcgagaccgaaaaatatttgcgcctcgactgagatgtaggaaattaaacgaacgttacgaattattaaattttaaagtttaaaaaatccgcattctagtataaagcttttaatcaaaaattgttttgggtgacatggacaagatggagaaaatggaatatcttttccttggttatagatacctgcagttactttacaatttatatatttggttttaaatgaagttcggaatattttctccattttttgcatatatatttcataaaatcatcgctgggtacaatcaaaaaagtttgcgaattaatcttattgtagtcccggtaccttaaataccgacattctgagctgaaattgtggcttctttgatcgggtttcacatacagcgaaaaaatcgcgtggttattgttagaaaaacaaaacaccgcccgttcgtcactgcggcacagtcgcgactgtctgcgtgtcgagcgcctgccgacatcgaggtgcgtaggtatagcttgcatttcgcccgtttgtatgaagttggaatactgtatacataccattaccgtggcTAGGGTCTGGACAAGGTAATAATAATGGTGGCGAATTTCGGCTGCAGCGGCCAATCTCCATAGAGATAAGTcaactgcgcgggagatatcATAATGCACAAGTGtatgcgcaaacacaggtgtactctctattccctcactctcataaccCGACGGGACGGAAATCtaacacgaccggagagagattaTGAGCAGGACCGATGGCTTTAGGGGTGGCACACCATCAACTTTCTAACTCCgagctagtacctacctactcactgTTTATGGCCCgatccgggaatcgaacccaagacCTCGTCACTCGCAGTCGAACTTGCTAACCATTAGACCAACGGGCCAGTCAAGTTTCACaatataggtagatacaaaGAAATAAGTAAACAAGCATTTGACACAGATCGGGTGAGTTTTCCAACACAAGTAATTGTTGCTCAGACAGGAAGACATATTGAATCAATTTGTTTGGCCGATTCTAACTCAGGACAGTTGGGAATAAATCACAAATCACTATGAAATATTACGAGGGACGACCAGCGTGACTTGACCTCTCCGCCCTTGATCCACTTATACACAGCGAGGAGCATGGTAACTAGTTCACGCAACTTGAATAAAATTCAACGAAACGGCACCCATAAACTCTAGGCCATTCGTTTGGAATTTAGTTTGGTCTTTTCTGAAATAAAGGCAGGAAATTCAATGACAATATGGCGGTTAGGAATATAATGGATTTTTCCAACTGCTCGCTGATCATTATCTTCAGGAACAAGACAAATACAGCGggaaaaaacattcaaaaccACTCCATTGAAATTTAATACCACACGAAAAATAGTGCAAAATAATCACGCAAAAAACATGCGCTAAAAGATTTTTATCTCTCACTAGAACGGGGATTAGCGcgagtgaaatttttgaaaacagtggagtaaaattttcaaaaatcccgttaCATGCGTAAACACGTGTCTATtcacttaattattatcaatttttgttgatataacttgaaaaataacaGACTTCCATACAacttttacgcttaattggaggggaaaggggagtattagtcatgattagcatggctattattcttaaaaaaaactctCAACCCCCTtgaaaaatcatcaaaatacgTATTTCTTTATTATCAACCGAAAGCTTAAATATCAAAATTCATggaataatttgaaaaatgacggacttttatACTTTCTATCACTTACTTAATTTACTTAGGGATGAAATTTCCAAAACCCTTCTTAGTGAGTTcctatattataaaactaactTACTGTACAAATTTCTAACCCATTTTTCATTGTCCGTCAGGGCAAGttatttttaacagacttccaaaaaggaaAAGATTCTTAATTTTTACATGTATAATTCGAACTTTTCAAAGCCTACAATAGGCGTACAATTAAGAAGCTATTGTCAATGCCGGCGGTAATAAATTTCAAAAGCCGAGATTTAATATCTTCGTAGAAATCCATAATGAATACAGGGATCCACAAagacattataaattataatgaaattcatttaattactgtcgtaaagataaataaaattgaagtccAAATTCAAAGGTCGTAGGTACCTTGACGCTTGAACAAATGGAATTTGATTGATTATGAAAATGGTCCAATATTCTCCGCCTTACAAATATTCCAACTTTAAATTCCGAGATCGACTCGAAGGAAACGAATCCCACTTTGGCCTAATGAAAATTCTTTGATACCTCCCCTTAATCTCGAAATTTCTAACTTCAGATTGGGACGCGTCCTTACTATTTGAATAAATTCGACAAAAGCAATTTGATTTTTTTCCATTGTAAAAAGAAAGTTGAGAGTTTGGAAAGCGTTTATGGCATCTAAGCATAAAGATTTAATTGAGTTATTTTAGAGACTAAGGTACTTTTAGGGTACCGTAATTCAAAaggtaaaaaggaacccttatataatataccgaaatgaggagattcgcaggagaaccaagatcattgacatagcccaaactattagcaagatgaagtggcagtgggcaggccatccCTGTTGTAGAGCCGATGGCCGTTTGttaaggcctatgtccagcagtggacatccacaggctggtgatgatgatgatataatatactcgtaacatACTATTTCTTCACTACCTAGTACTCCCCTACTATAGTATTACTACACTAAGTATATTGctactactttatttttatatctactATTAGTatactacatattatactatactatactataccgtaccgtacataatagttcaatgattatacctaattatagaATTATACTAACTGAACTTCAATTAGTGGCTGATAAAGTTCGCCAAGAGAGGAAGGTATGAAGCAAAAACAGGCAATCTCTAGTAGTAAAACTATAGAATTAGGCTGACTAGACTTCAAGTAGCGGCTACTAATAAGTTAACAGTAACTTCAACTAGAATTCAGAATAAGATAACGGATAACTTAGACTATTTCGAGCTCTCCAAGTTGCTTTAGACCTAATTTTATGCGAGTACCTACTGACCAATTCGAGCTATTATTTGGAACTTGTTCGTTGACTTAAAGATGACCCTTGGTTTAACTCTTACCTAACTCTGACACCTAGCTTATTCTTAGTTGGAGAAGAAAGGG
This genomic interval carries:
- the LOC123874389 gene encoding carbonyl reductase [NADPH] 1-like — its product is MADKVAVVTGSNKGIGYGIVRELCKRGVGHVYLTARDVKRGQEAVKNLNKEGFNPLFHQLEVTDKNSVKAFAAHLKQKHGGLDILINNAGLITSNLTKTTYGDSLQVININYYSVLTIQEYMFPILKDNARVVNISSDCGHISNLKNPYWINRLTKKDLKLEDVNAFIEWFLDSVKTGTMNSEDFVETSLLAYRISKIALCALTRIQQKEVGRGISINSLHPGFVKTSMTKTLTPIEIGSLTIDEASQTPVYLALDIDQSVKGKYFWFDKTEKEWTDPNLKSYFVNSIVEESLKDANI